The genomic stretch agcctcaagttAGACTCTCAATCAAGATATCCTCAGTCATACTAAGCAACAAATTATAtaagataaatcaaaggtcaacacttggtaaatatGATTCAAATTGAATgaaacgagccttaagtaataaggaatgatgagacggagtttctcctatccttgtctagagcgactttgcatacggggcgtaggccctagctattcaaagcattttcccttattcatagactttagtgcaatacgAATCGAATAAACTACTTAGTCTTCTTCATACAAAGCAACATCAACATAAGGAGCAACAATGAAGACTCTTCTCCAATAACTTGTCAGTTATGAGAAGTATCATgcgtcatgagccttaagtaataaggaatgatgagacgaagtttctcctacccttgtctagagtgactttgcgtatggggcgtaatccctagctattcaaagcattcacccttattcatagactttagtgtgattcttatcaatcAACTATCATGTCTCTTCATATTCTATTCAATCAATCATCTTTTTTTGCTTCATAAATCATCTTGCTTTCAGCCCTAGTAGGTTGAACTatgaaagctctgatttccttattacactataaggatacgtaggcaggtGAATCCAGAATCTCtgcgagctaccttatttattatCCATTCTTCATTGATTtaatcaataccatctttttgagattAAATATCACTTTTTCTTGGATTTTATTCACATCCTTTTAAGACGACCTAATCATAGTCcgccttgtgaaccaagagttgtttggcttattgTCATACATTTAATTCCTTTATTTTTGGTTATTACAATATAGTGATACCATGCCTCGGGCCCCTCAgttgttggttcataccagttttactcttcggttcagagtttattccttcatggatctAAGATACCATTCTCCTTTGATTTCAAATTGTTTATTCCCCGACAAGTGATATATTTTTCCTGGTGCCAATCAATACTTAATTTTGGGTTCCATACTCACCCTTTTAGGACGCCCTAATCAATGTCCACCTTTGTATCAAGGGTTGTTTGGCTTATTGACATACATTTAATTATCTTTGTTTTCGATCATTCCACTGTAGTGATACCATACCTcgggcccctcacttgttggtcTGTCTGTTACCCTTTGATTCAAAGCCAATTTGCCTTTATGGATTCCCATGTTACCATTCTATTGGTACAAGTTACATTATTTATCACTTTAATCACACTCCTTTAGTTGTTTGTCTTGTCAGTCCTTGTTGCTTAGACGAACACTTCTTTGTTTCTTTCCTTTGTTTTcgtagttccacgaactacgattgctctgattttctcattgcacagtgagaatacgtaggcacgaggatgcgaattCTTGGCGAGCATAATTTTCATTATTCCTCCTCCCGCCTTAGGACACCATCTGTATCTTTCATAATCCATTACCTACCTTAAATAATTAAACCGTTCACCTCAGTGACATATTATTTCTTTGAAACCGAAATAcaattttctttggaattccatatatatccttttaggacgcctaatgaaaAGTCCATGTTTGTatctagagttgtttggcttgaACCCAAACATTTAACTCCTTCTTTTTTAGCCCAACCATGCAGTGATACCATGTCTTAGACCCATCACTTGTGGTTTGTGCCACCTGTCATATATGGTACAAAttccatttctcctatggattccaatacacctTTACCTTTGGTTTCAAAGTATACTTTTCCAGTCACTTGTGACCAAAATATTCGATTATGTGACTTTAGACACTTCATTTCGTTCATTTCCATGATACATTCATATTTTACCTTTATTCACTTCATGTCATATATTTTTACTTTGAGCCAAATACGCTATCCATTTAAGCTCCATCTTGTGTCcccttgtgaaccaagagttgtttgtgctgtaaaaccaaacacttaattccttttTTTGTGGTTATTCCAATATAGTGATATCATGTCGTAGGCCCCTCACTTGTTagttcataccagttttactcttgggttcatatttctTCCCTTTGTTGGAGTTCAAACGACATTTttctttggttcaaaccatacctTGTATCACACTCTTCACCTGCCACCACTAGTTCTATGAgctacggagctctgaattccttattgcactataaggatacgtagacATGAGGTCCCCAATCCTCACCGAGAACTATATTTATTACTTTCTTTTCCCTTTATTCTTTcgtgagtaatctttagatatcacacctattcgagcgagaacaatcaaaacggttcccatggagtaccatggatgtaaggggtgataatatcttccccttgcataacgtatttccttacccatcatatctctttccctcgggttttatcgatgtttcccctttccttcgggaataaataatgttcgatggcgactctgttgtatgttcgagcatgcAATATGTTCAGGTATGTTCCCGCTAGTTTCACTAGGAAAGGGGGATTTTTCAAGCttatgcccatacgcgtatgggatggcccatacgcgtatgaggccACTCAGCTAGGAACCCTCGTACGCGATTACAGCCTTATGCATATCGCTCCAGCTAGGCCATATGCCCTACCATGGGCCATACACATATGAGGTAGTGAAAAAATGACCCATACGCGTATAGGTGAAGGACATACGCATATGACACGACCCATAATTGAGAAAGCCAAGAGTTTGTCTATTTAGCTGGAAAAACGTGAATTTCCAATGGTTGGACAATTTTTGAGTAGAGATAACGCGTTTTGAAAGCTGGAGCACTGAAGAATTCATGGTAGACCAACAGTTTCATGAACTTTAGTGATTGAAGACCTCTTTTCTTTCATTAATTTGTAATGTCTATACTAtctgttttatttttatttactgttataagtagctaaaccccccaatgctaaGGGGTATCCCTGATTCAGATTTATGATACGATTCTAATTTTTAACCTTGTAATGACTTTGATTTGATGATATTTGATTTACTTGCAATTTGTACTTTATGTTTTCTCTTTTGGACAAATTGAGTTTGATATGTGGTTAATTTTTTGGATGGATCTCCATTGTTAACGCTTAATTATGAGTAACtcatagtagatatcacctaggcCTAGGGATACCATGTGGAAACCGAAATATTCTTGATTAAAATAATGCTTAATTTCATCTGTAATTCACCATGGACATATCGATCAATTTGAATGATTAAAGATTTTTtcactaaggacttaggagtAAACACCATTAAGAACCGATAATTAGTATTATTGAATTAAGTTGTTGCAAGGGCAAgttattgttgttgatgaatcCAATCATACACATCCCATAGCATGTTCACTCATAATATCTTTTAATTTGTTCAATTGCTTTATTTACTGTATGTTTcattttaatttctatttttcAAACCAACAATCCAAAACCCCCAAAGCTTTTGTTTAACTAATCTAGAACCATAACTTTGTATCGTTAAGCAGTCCTTAAGATCGATACTTGGGAAAATTTCCCTTATTACTACCTTGACAGTTGCTCACTTGATCCAGTTTCCAATTAAGAACCAAGCGCCTTACATGAATGAAGATAACTTCCCTGATTCTGCCGAGATAGCACAAGCATTGCACATGAAGAAGGATTTGATTAAGTCCAGTCTCCAAGTTAAGGGTAACACCCAGGGCCTTCTGTCAAAGTTCTTGTTCGAGAAAGCCACTGTGTTTTCCAATAGTGGGAGTTGGGACGCCTTCTATGCTAGCTTTTCATTACTCATATATGGCCTGGTATTATTCCTGAGTATCGAAGGTTTCATTGGTAAAACCTCCATCACCATCTTCATTTCCCAGAACCCAGTTCCTATACTACTAATTGATGTTTTCTTCTCTTTCCATTGAAGAAACATGAAGAAGGATGGAACTATCAATTGCTACATTCCTTTACTTCACAAGTGGATCATGTCCCACTTGCCGAAGAGTAGACCATTTGTTGATAACATGGACGCGTTGAAGTGGTCACAAAGGTTGATGTCATTGGATGCTGAAGATGTCATCTGGTACATCCATGATCATATGAGGGTAGAACTTATCTTCCATTGTGGGGAATTTCCAAATGTTCCACTCATCATTACTAAATGGGGTTTGATCAACTATAACCCTGTTCTCTCACTGCATCGGTTAGGGTATCCACTAAGGGAAAATCCTAAAGACCCACAATTAGGAGAACTACTTTTAGCTGAAGGAGTCGAGAATCCGGATTTGATGAAGAAAGTGCGCAGAGCCTGGGGTAAGATACATCATATTGGGAAGAAAGAATTGGGCAAACAGACGTGTACCACAACAGTACTATATTCTACTTGGGTGAAGTCAAGAGCTAAGATGATTAAGTTATCGTATCGATGGGAACCCTCTATGAGTATCAAGACTATTGAACCACTTGTTGCTACCATTTTAGAAGTGGGTCGTCGCAAAGAGACTATCAGGAAGTTGGAGAAAGAGAACGCCAACCTCCGGTCCAGTCTGGGAAAAGTCACCTCAGAAAGGGATGCTTTAAAAACCAACCTCAGTCAGAAGAGAGAGTGATTCAACAAAGCAGACACCGAAATTTAGATTAAGCAGAATAAAAGAAGAAAGGTGGGGGAGCCTTGAAGGGAACTTTTGAGACCCTTGCAACCAACAAGAAACAATTAGATGAAGCCCAATACTGCACATGCAAATTGGAGATTGATTACCAAAACCAGATCAAGAATCTGCAAGACCAGTTAGAGAAGTGTCAGAATGGGTTGAAGGAAGATTAAAGTCGTACCAAGAAGCTAGAAGTAACTCTTTCACAACACCAGAGCGATCTCGATAAAATGTTTGAGGAGATTCGAGAACTGAAGGGTCAAGCACATCGAAGTTTGGAAGATAGGAACCAGTTGAAGGATGAAGTTACTCAGTGGGAGATCCGCAGTCGTCACCTGCAGGTTCTCCTGGATCATAAGGAGGCGTTTGTACACGATCTCTTAAGTGGACCTAATCATTCCCTATTGTACAACCTTGTCAAGGATGCACAGTACTGGAATGACATACATGCACGCCTGATCAAGTTTGTCGACCATGCGCTTGAGGACCTTCCTGGATTGCTGAAGAAGGCATATGCTGACATGTTCCCTCACAACACTCCATGGGCTGTTTTGCATTTTGTATCAGTGTGTAGGGTTGTATTTGAAAGGATCGAAGTTGATCTTCTTGTAGTTCATTGAATAGATTTTGAGTTGTAATGATTTGTACTATTGATTCTTCAAATgaataaaagatatttttatTGAAATACTTCTGTTGTCTTACTCCTACCCACTGTATGACTATATATGCACACTAACACACTCGCACCCTAGaaatctttttcttttttgcttGCATGCATCTACACATTCATACACTCATTACATTTttctaaaaagaaaaaaaaatgctTATCATATCCATCTTTTCACAACAACTATGACGACTCGTCATCGCTACTATACTTATGCAAACAAATCCAAAATCATGGTTGATTACGAATCTGATAACGCTTCTGTCAGGGAATCTCTTGCTCAGGTCGAAGGTGAGATGCACCTCTTCAGGGGCAACATGGAGACCATCCTGGAAATTCTCCAAACTCAGAGGGCTTTTACCTCTACCAACCCTGTTGTTGCCAATGTCTCCCATGTTACTGGGGTGACCAATGCTACTGCTGATGTTGCTGCTGCCGTCGAAACTCCTATGGAGACCGTAGCACCAACTATTGTGAATCATCAATTGgttcctgtaagaccccaattttgtccctaagatccctcatggcatcatagcattgcattgcatagcctcaaggatcactgAGCATCTTGGTTTCCTTTCCATTTGGGTAGGaatctcttgtgagtggtttgagatcaccaggcatgcttgaattgtatatcattgcttttcttgttttattcactaaccaaaagcataaaaatatgtcattaacattttgttttgcagcttaagcaatcatcaggtcaagagcttcaaggatttcctttgtgcaagagatgagatatttttcttgagatgaggaccacatgatcattataaggagcttacatgagccagggtttcattttggagcaattttcccgagtggtagaggctcaaattcatcaaagcatgtcaaggtcatttgaggaccaacaaagtcaactatgcagtcaactgagggaTTTGAGGCGGGGAATTGAattgagacacctcaatcatgttcaaacaaggtcTATTTGTCATTTTAatcatccatcttgaagatttaaaagtcatggcaaaagttactaaaaatggaaagtgacatgtaattcaaagtttccaaaaatggcaagtttctagtccacattcaacttgacttatcaacatcaaagaagtttcaaatggatttttgttgaacatgaaagttgaagaactttgtctcacctttccaaaaaattctaattcatgttcatatgatgattggttgagaagttatggtcaaatgatcacaaactatacatgggaattcaaaatggcctaacttttgatacaaagctccaatttggtccattctttttgcaaattgctcctcatgaccaatacttttcAAATGAACCATTGCCATGAATGGGAGAAGTTTGTATGCTCACTatttcattcatgttcattttggagggaatttctaCAATTTAAAGTTGGCTTATGGTACAAGCAATTTAATCATTCCATCATGACCATGggatgattttaagtggattcAAACCCTTGCATGAGAAAGAGCAAGTGCTACATGGCCATGCTAGCTCCATTTGCAATTTTGCAAGTAACTTGAAATCTCtctaatcatgattagcacaaGCCTAATTTGGATTTCAGTGTCATTAGTGCaccatataaaagccaaaccctaaccataattcaaaaataacagaattttcagatccaaattcaagaatttccctccatttttctctctcttcgaaattcaattttctccatacaaacaccaaatctctttgcatattcttgctcctggtgtaattctgagcaagaatcatcATCTGGATTGTTCAATTGAGCTGGATTTCGAGTAGATCAAGTGCATGAACATGGAaatggatttctgaaattgagctagatctaggTGTTTTCATCCACTTCcttttgcacaaagcttcaagagGAGTAAAGTAGAGTAGATATGGAGCTGTAGAGGCATTGAACACGCGTGAATAGTGAACTGCATTTCAATTAAGTTGAAAATCAATCCTCtctttttgctgattttttgttataattgtgtagatctcacttagtagagcatgctgatatgtttaGATCTTGATTTGGCTTAGAATTGAGGTTGTATGATGAAATGTAAATTTTAAGCATGAAAATATTTTCGTTCGATCCGTGCAATTCATGATGATTTAGATGAAATTGACATGATATTTGGATTCCTGGTGAGAAACTGAGTCGAATGATGTACGAATCTTGCATTTCCGGAAATTTTTTGGAAGCTCCGCCGTGTGTgtggccggagaagacgaccggagcttagCTCTGGCGTCTCTGCAACTTGCTAGGGTTTTGCTGATGTATTGTCCACATATGCGCTTGCATGTTCAATCCGTTGGCTGTGATTCATTTGACCGTTCCACCCGAGCTTTGACTCGCCGATGTATGCTGATGACACATTAATGAAATGATGCGTTTCATTTAGCTTGTGTGGCTGCTGACTGGCTCATTGCATGTCCGTTCCATTGGCTGTGATTCGTTTGACCTGCTTGCGTGTGCTTTGACCTGATGATGTGTGCATGCTGACTGTTTAGTGAAGCTGTGCGTTTTGGCTTTCAAATTTGGCCCATTGATGTGGATTTCGCGCCTCATCTGATGGCTGAGATTAATTCTGTTTAatttgaaatatttgttttcccTTCATATTTCTTTTGCATTTCCATTATTTTGttcatctttgaaaaatcattaaaaatagtaaaatgctccaaattaactccaattgtttttcatagatttgttttgatgtctagttttttataggattattttcatgaattgttgtttgctggatttttattttgtgaatttttgattgaaccttgtGTTAATTTGACatgttgcattcaatgctttgtgaaatctcCATCTTTAGGCCAATTGATCTGTTTTTTTGTATGCTTGATCTTCactcatgatatgatttttggtaattggtttggaatttttctcatatgctatcactgtttttgacacatgaagatgtatgtgacaatttgtgtcacattttggacattgcatttgtgcatttttgttcacctatcatttgaactcttctggatttgattttttgcatgttgtttGTTCATTACATGAGAGACTTGCATAAAAATTTCATAGCCATTGCATGcatttttgttttgatttggattttctaatttggaagttcactttgtgcacatttgcttgcctttgctttacattgatcatttgatgcctttgctttttgaattgatgctggtccttttgaggacattttatgacatgtttgaacttgctttatGTGAAACATTAGGTTCtattttgatcatttggtttggtttcggacctagtctttgtactagtgttttgtacatgaactaaccttgacttgtgtttcaggtttggacacttagcattaatggttgagttgctcaccttttgagatgcaaattggattgtgttctgacttctttgtgttttgtagggatttaagttgatgtgttgagctcattgcttcatctgattgcttgagcattgttcattgagttgtgtacagttggatggtttcactgtttgttttctgattttTATGTCTGAAATACTAATTGGTTAGcctttgtacaggtaccttagttgcttgcttttagctcttgcttgagctttggattgtggttgatacaccacttaggtagctattctcttacttcatgtagtctagaagtcctgtcacctttttggcaggcattttgctggaagtcctccttaagaggctctgtttgtgtttgtttacagattgtgccaaagacctcccagatgaggcatgtgttacttgataagtcctcctaagtgaagaggcaattgacggataaaagggattagcaatcaatcccccgttattcagtgagtcgttctttatgctcgcactacgtgctgatgctctagaacatgtacccaagatctatgtccagtgtctgtcaagtggaatagggtccctctttctggatccccacgctttctttgtcataagctcacccaggccagggttaagagcatgaggtctcatcctcatttccattttgatcagcttcaccctaactctcaatgttagtggttaagagctacatATTACacttgtacagtttggcttgtttgttgaggttgatatgacccctcttgactaaagcccacccatttgtttgagcctcttgtatgtatatagtgtgtgatgcattgtttgcttgtttgcttttgatgtgtttactcttgatgtttgtttgttgttaggagtcggatctaagtccatatattggcattctgtttcctttttgttgttaggagtcggatctaagtccatatatcggcattctgtttcctttttgttgttggagttggatgtaagtccatatattggcattctgtttcctttttgttgttaggagtcggatctaagtccacatattggcattctgtttcatttttgttgttaggagtcagatctaagtccatatattggcattctgtttcctttttgtggttggagttggatgtaagtccatatattggcattctgtttcctttttgtggttggagttggatgtaagtccatatattggcattctgtttcctttttgttgttaggagttggatgtaagcccatatattggcattctgtttcctttttgttgttaggagttggatgtaagtccatgtattggcattctgtttccttttattgtagatctcttatgagacttgtgtgtttgcttttgctttgtgctcgcttattccaaaggaacttacttggatcatctctatgatctcaagagaggaactcctatTGTGGTTTCATTCCTTAACCCTCACCTTTTGTTAACCATCCTTCCATCCTAAaccaaaactttttgtgcaaacatttcacttgttttcaacattagaaacctaagccttatgcttttgattttcaaactttcttttgataatactcattttgaattgaatctttaagtcaactttgacctttttgtacatacttctaattggtaaatgtaacccattcaaacttcttttgtggttccagtgtccacttcttaatcaaaattttcataacctttagctattaggtttgagttatctttgtggtagatgtaatact from Lathyrus oleraceus cultivar Zhongwan6 chromosome 7, CAAS_Psat_ZW6_1.0, whole genome shotgun sequence encodes the following:
- the LOC127103765 gene encoding uncharacterized protein LOC127103765, with the translated sequence MKKDGTINCYIPLLHKWIMSHLPKSRPFVDNMDALKWSQRLMSLDAEDVIWYIHDHMRVELIFHCGEFPNVPLIITKWGLINYNPVLSLHRLGYPLRENPKDPQLGELLLAEGVENPDLMKKVRRAWGKIHHIGKKELGKQTCTTTVLYSTWVKSRAKMIKLSYRWEPSMSIKTIEPLVATILEVGRRKETIRKLEKENANLRSSLGKVTSERDALKTNLSQKRE